The Nocardioides marmorisolisilvae genomic interval CGCCGAGGTTGTCCAGCGACTTCAGCGGCCGCTGGTACACCTGCCTGATGTCCGCCATCGCGTCAACCCGTCTTCGGTGGCACGAGCTGGATCCAGATCGCGCTCATGACGAAGTTGACGATGAACAGGAAGATGAACGTGATGACGACCGACTCGTTGACCGCGTCGCCGACGCCCTTCGGGCCGCCTCCGGCGTTGACGCCCTTGTAGCTGGCCACGATGGCGGCGATGAGTCCGAAGATCAGCGCCTTGGCCATCCCCTCCCACAGGTCGGGCAGCTGCGCCAGCGCGGTGAAGCTCGCGAGGTAAGCGCCGGGCGTGCCGTGCTGGAGGATCACGTTGAAGACGTAGCCGCCGGCGACGCCGACGACGCTGACCATCCCGTTGAGGAACACCGCGACCAGCATCGCGCCGAGCACGCGGGGGACGACGAGGCGCTGGATCGGGTCGATCCCCAGCACCATCATCGCGTCGAGCTCCTCACGGATCTTCCGCGAGCCGAGGTCCGCCGCGATCGCGGAGCCGCCTGCGCCGGCGATCAGCAGAGCGGTGCCGATCGGGGCCGCCTGCTGGACCACGGCGAGCACGGAGGCCGAGCCGGTGAACGACTGCGCACCGAACTGCTTGATCAGGCCGCCGACCTGCAGGGCGATGACCGCACCGAACGGGATCGCGATCAGGGCCGTGGGAATGATCGTCACCGAGGCGATGAACCACGCCTGCTGGATGAACTCGCGGGTCTGGAACGGTCGCCGGAACAGCGAACGGCCGACGTCGAGGGCGAAGGCGAAGAGCTTGCCCGCCGTCCCGATCGGAGCCAGGACGCGGGTCGCGACCGAGGATGCCATGCGCCGGTCAGCCCCCGATGGCCATCGACATATTCGGTTGGAAGGAGCCCGGGGGCGGGGTCACGCCGTGCTCACGGCACCACTCACCGGGCGCACGCTGGCCACGACGCGGAATGCCGTTGGAGGGCTCCAGCTGCAGCGGGATCGGGGGCAGCGGCGGCATCTCCATGTCCTTCTCCGCCTCCAGCTCGTCGGCGTCCTTCTCCTCGCTCATGCCGATCGGACCGATCGTCTGAGCGTTGAGGAACTGCCGCACGACCGGCTCCTCGGAGCTCAGCAGCATCTCCCGCGGACCGAACATCGCCAAGTGCTTGTGGTAGAGCAGCCCGATGTTGTCGGGCACCGTCCGCGTCGAGTTGATGTCGTGGGTGACGATCAGGAACGTCGCGTCGATCTGGGCGTTGAGGTCGATGAACAGCTGGTTGATGAACGACGTGCGCACCGGGTCGAGGCCGGAGTCGGGCTCGTCGATCAGCAGGATCTCGGGGTCGAGGACCAGCGCCCGGGCCAGCCCGGCGCGCTTGCGCATGCCACCGGAGATCTCACCGGGGAGCTTCATCTCCGCCCCCAGCAGACCCACCAGGTCCATCTTCTCCATCACGATGTTGCGGATCTCGGACTCTGACTTGCGAGTGTGCTCGCGCAGCGGGAACGCGACGTTGTCGAAGAGGTTCATCGACCCGAACATCGCGCCGTCCTGGAACAGCACCCCGAAGAGCTTGCGGACCTCGTAGAGCTCCTTCTCCGGACAGCTCGCGATGTCGACGCCCTCGATCAGGATGCTGCCCTCGTCGGGCTTGAGCAGACCGATCAACGCCTTGAGGAACACCGACTTGCCGGTGCCGGAGGGACCGAGCATCACCGAGACCTCGCCGGCCGGCAGCGTCAGAGTGACCCCACCCCAGATCAGCTGCTTGCCGAACGACTTGGTCAGATTGTCGACCTTGATCTCGACGCCCATGACGCTCCCTTGAGTATGCGAAGTTCGTGCACTCACGCCGCCCACGGGCGTCGGCCTACCCCCTGCTGCCTGATGCTGTGGCAAACGAGTCTGCGACGGCTAAGTTACGCGATGGTCACCGCATCCGCACCCCTGTCCGGCGGTGTCTCCCCAATCGGTGCGCAAATGCGACGGAGCGGCCGGCCGGGCGGTGCCCAGGCCGACCGCTCCGGTCGTGGCGTTCGTGGTGGCCGCCCCGTCGCCGGGCCGGCCGAGACTCACTTGAGGGTGACGGTGGCCCCGGCGCCCTCGAGGGCCTCCTTGGCCTTCTCCGCGGTCTCCTTGTTGGCCTTCTCCAGGATCGCCTTCGGCGCGGCCTCGACCAGGTCCTTGGCCTCCTTCAGACCCAGGCTGGTGAGAGCACGCACCTCCTTGATGACGTTGATCTTCTTGTCACCGGCGGACTCGAGGACGACGTCGAACTCGTCCTGCTCGGCGGCGGCGTCACCGGCGTCACCGGCACCGCCGGCGGCGGGGGCGGCGGCGACCGCGACGGGGGCGGCCGCGGTGACGCCGAAGGTGTCCTCGAACTGCTTGACGAACTCGCTGAGCTCCAGGAGGGTCATCTCCTTGAAAGCGTCGAGCAGCTCGTCGGTGCTGAGCTTCGCCATGATGGCGTTCCTTTCAGTAGTTGCTGCGGAGTCCGCAGTCGTGAATGTCAGGCCTCGGTGCTTTCGGGGGCCTCTGCGCTGGCCTCAGCGCTCTCCTCGGACGCGGGCGCGTCCTCGGATGCAGCGTCCTCGGCCGGAGCCTCGGGCGCTGCAGCTTCCTCGGTGGCCTCCGCGGGGGCAGGAGCGCCACCGGCGAGGATCGAGGGGTCCTGCTCGGCCTTCGCCTGCAGGGCACCCGCCAGACGGGCGGCCTGCGACAGCGGGGCGTTGAGCAGGTAGACGGCCTGGGAGAGCGAGGCGAGCATCGCGCCCGCAAGCTTGCCCAGCAGCACGTCGCGGGACTCCAGATCCGCCAGCTTGGCGATCTGCGAGGCCTCGATCGGTGCACCGTCGACGTACCCGCCCTTGATCACGAGGGCGGGGTGTGCCTTGGCAAAGTCACGCAGACCCTTCGCCGCCTCGACCAGGTCGCCGCTGATGAAGGCGATCGCGGTCGGGCCGTTCAGCAGGTCGTCGACGCCGTCGACTCCCGCCTCCTTGGCGGCGATCTTGGTGAGCGTGTTCTTGACCACGGCGTAGTTGGCGTTCTCGCCGAGCGTGCGCCGCAGTTCCTGCAGCTGCTTCACGGTGAGACCGCGGTACTCGGTCAGCACAGCACCCGCGGAGTCGTTGAACTGCTCGACGATCTCCGCGACGGCTGCTGCCTTGTCTGGCCGCGCCATGGGTCTCCTTCCGGTCGTTGCGACCCGCGGGTGCGGGCGCCTCGAAGCCGGCACCGCCCGGAACGAGAGAACGCCCCGGCGCAGGGCACGGGGCGTACGGCGAAGGATCGCTGCAGCTGTGTCACCTGCGCAGGTCGCCCGCTCTCGCGAACCTTCGCCCCGGTCGATGAGACCCGGGGAACCGGCGGTCTTTGGCTTCAGGAGAAGAGTACGGCGCCCAGCGACCAGGCAGCAAATCGGCCCGGCCCCCGTGCGGGGACCGGGCCGACTGACACGTCGTACGGCGGGGCTCAGGCCTCGTCGTCGCCGGTGACGTTGCGGGTGCGGTTCGGGTCGATCTGGACCCCGGGACCCATCGTCGTGGAGACGGTGACCTTCTTGATGTACCGGCCCTTGGAGCTGTTCGGCTTGAGCCGCAGCACCTCCTCGAGCGCGGCGGCGTAGTTCTCGGCGAGCTGGAGCTCGGAGAACGACGCCTTGCCGATGATGAAGTGCAGGTTCGCGTGCCGGTCGACACGGAACTCGATCTTGCCGCCCTTGATGTCGGAGACAGCCTTGGCGACGTCGGGGGTGACCGTGCCGGTCTTGGGGTTCGGCATCAGGCCGCGCGGTCCGAGGACCCGGCCCAGCCGACCGACCTTGCCCATCATGTCGGGAGTCGCGACGACGGCGTCGAAGTCGATCCAGCCGCCGTTCACCTTCTCGATGAGCTCGTCGCCACCGACGATGTCGGCGCCGGCCTCGCGGGCGGCCTCGGCCTTGTCCGCGTTGGCGAACACCAGCACCCGCGCGGCCTTGCCGGTGCCGTGCGGCAGGTTCACCGTGCCGCGCACCATCTGGTCCGCCTTGCGGGGGTCCACGCCGAGGCGCATGGCGACGTCGACGGTCTCGTCGAACTTCTTCTTGGCGTTCTGCTTCGCGATCTTGATCGCGGCCAGCGGGGCGTGGAGCTCGTCCTGGTCGTACGACTCCGCCGCCGCGCGGTAGGTCTTGCTGCGCTGCATGTCTGGTTCTTCCTTACTTCCAGTCGTGGTCGTGGGGCCAGCGCGGCCCTGCCACGGTTTCGGTTGCGTCTCGCGAGCCGGCCTCGGTCGAGGTACGGCCCGGGAAAGCGATCAGTCGGTGGTGACGCCCATCGAGCGAGCGGTGCCCTCCACGATCTTCATGGCGGCATCGATGTCGTTGGCGTTCAGGTCGGGCAGCTTGGTCTGGGCGATCTCACGCACCTGGTCCTTGGTGAGCCTGCCGACCTTGTCCGACTGCGGGACACCGGACCCCTTGGCGATCCCGGCAGCCTTCTTGATCAGCTCTGCTGCCGGCGGGGTCTTGGTGATGAACTCGAACGAGCGGTCCTCGTAGATCGTGATCTCGACCGGGATCACGTTGCCGCGCATGGACTCCGTCTGGGCGTTGTACGCCTTGCAGAAGTCCATGATGTTGACGCCGTGCGGACCGAGCGCGGTACCGACGGGCGGGGCCGGCGTCGCGGCTCCGGCCTGCAGCTGCACCTTGACCAGGGCAGCGATCTTCTTCTTCGGGGGCATTTCCTTCTCTTTTCCTCTCGTGGTCCTGACGGGGCGGATGCCCCTGCCACACTTACCGGGTCCGGGAGCCCGCCACGCGAACCGTCGCTCCGCTCCGGTCCACGTCGACGCTCCTCGGCCTCCTCGCTTCGCTCAGACCTTCTGGATCTGGTTGAAGCTCAGCTCGACCGGGGTCTCCCGGCCGAAGATCTCGACGAGGGCCTTGACCCTCTGTGCCTCGGCGTTGATCTCGGTGATCGTCGCGTGCAGCGTGGCGAACGGCCCGTCGACCACCATCACCGAGTCGGAGACGTCGAAGTCGGCAACGGTGACCTGCTGACGCGGCGTTGCCTTGCGTGCTCCACCGGCGGCGGTCTCTGCGGTCGCGGCGGCCGCGTCGGCCTCGGCGCGCACTGCCGGTGCGAGCATCGCCTCGACCTCGTCGAGGCCCAGCGGCACCGGCTGGTGGCTGTGGCCGACGAACCCGGTCACCGACGGCGTGTGGCGGACGGCGCTCCAGGACTCGTCGGTCAGGTCCATCCGGACCAGCACGTAGCCGGGGAGCACGGTGCGCTTGACGAGCTTGCGCTGGCCGTTCTTGATCTCGGCGACCTCCTCGGTCGGCACCACGACCTCGTGGATGTAGTCGCCCATGTTCAGCGAGGAGATCCGGTTCTCGAGGTTGGCCTTGACCCTGTTCTCCATGCCGGAGTAGGTGTGCACCACGAACCACTCACCGGGCTTCTCCCGCAGGGTCGTGCGGAACTCCTCGAGCGGGTCGACCTCGGCCGCCGGAACGTCCTCGGTGGACTCCTCGCCGGCGTCGTCGGCAGGCTCCCCGTCGACAGGCTCGGTGGACTCCTCGACGGCGTCCTCCGTGGTGTCCTCCGTGGGGTCCTCCGTGGTGTCCTCGGCCGCTGCAGCCTCCGCGGGCTCCCCGGCGGGGGCACCCAGCTCGGCCTCAACGGTCGGCTCGACCTCGAGGTTGGTCTGTGGGTCGTTCTGCTCCGACACCGTCACTCCGTCGTCTGTCCATTCGTGGGTGGTTGTCTGCTCGTCAGGGCTGGTGCTCATGTCGTGGCCGCCTACCCGAAGACCGCGAAGACGAGCTTGCCGAAGGCGAGGTCGTACAGCGACACCAGGCCGATCAGGAACAGGCAGAACACCACCACCACGGTGAAGTAGGTGACCAACTGCGGCTGCGTGGGCCACACGACCTTGCGCAGCTCGGCGACCACCTGGCGGTAGAACTTGACCGGGCTGGTCCGCTCATGAGGCTGCTTCTTCGGTCGCCCTGGGCGTACCGACTGGCTCTCTGACACGACTCTTCCCTCATCCGTTCCACGGGGTCTGCTGGTCCACGCTGCCACCTCGATGGTCTCGTCACCGTGATGGGCTCTCGCAGGGCACGAGGGACTTGAACCCCCAACCTTCGGTTTTGGAGACCGATGCTCTGCCAGTTGAGCTAGTGCCCTACGGCGTCGTCCGGGCATGGCGAAACATTGCCCGAGGACACCAGGAAGAGAGTCTACGGGGCCCCGCCAGCCAAGTCGAACCGAGCGGGCACCGGCTCCACGTCGATGACGCCCACACTGCCGCGGAGCGCCCCAGGACGCCCGGCAAACCGCCTCGCCGCGGCCGGTCGCGGGATGGGACGATGGATCCGTGACCGTTTCCACCCAGCCACTGTCCAGCCAGTCCCCCGAGCAGGTCGCGGCGTTCCTGCAGGCCCAGCGCACGGCGTACGACGAGCTCCGCGCGCGCGGCCTCAAGCTCGACCTCACCCGCGGCAAGCCGTCGACGGCGCAGCTCGACCTGGCCGACGGCCTCCTCGCGCTCCCCCACGGCACCACCGACGCCGCCGGAGTCGACACCCGCAACTACGGCGGGCTCCAGGGCATCCGCGAGCTGCGCGAGATGTTCGCCGAGCTGCTCTGGGTCGAGCCCGAGCAGGTCGTCGCCGGCGGCAACTCCAGCCTGGTCCTGATGCGCGAGGTGCTCACCGACCTGTGGCTCAAGGGCGCCGTCGACGGCGAGCGTCCCTGGGGACAGGAGGAGAAGGTCACGTTCATCTGCCCGGTGCCGGGCTACGACCGGCACTTCACGCTGCTGTCGTGGTTCGGGATCGACACCGTCACCGTGCCGATGAACGAGGACGGACCCGACCCTGACGCCGTCGCGGAGATCGCCGCGAGCGACCCGTCGGTCAAGGGGATGTGGGTGGTGCCCACCTACGCGAACCCCACCGGCTCGGTGGCCAGCCAGGAGGTCGCGGAGCGGCTGGCCTCGATGACCACGGCCGCGCCGGACTTCAAGATCCTGTGGGACAACGCCTATGCGTTCCACCACCTCACCGAGGACGAGGCCAAGAGCGCCGACGTCCTCTCACTGGCGTCGGCAGCGGGCCATCCGCACCGACCGATCATGTTCGCCTCGACCTCGAAGATCACCTACGCGGGCGCCGGCGTGGCCTTCATGGCGGCGTCGGTGGAGAACGTGGGGTGGTACCTCGACCATCTCGGCCAGGGCGCGATCGGGCCGGACAAGGTCAACCAGCTCAGGCATGCGCAGTTCTTCGGATCGGCACAGGGGGTGCGCGACCATATGGCGCGCCATCGGGAGATCATCGCGCCGAAGTTCGCGGCGGTGGACCGGGTCCTCACCGAGCGCCTGGGAGGTCTCGGGGTCGCGTCCTGGACCCGCCCGACGGGTGGCTACTTCATCAGCCTCGACGTGCTCGACGGCACCGCGTCGCGCACGATCGAGCTGGCCCGCGACGCCGGGGTCGCCCTCACACCCGCGGGCTCCGCGTTCCCGCACAAGGACGACCCTTACGACCGCAACATCCGGATCGCACCGACCTATCCGGACCTGGCCGACGTGTCGGCCGCCATGGAGGCGGTCGCGACCTGTGTGCTGTTGGCTGCCGCGGAGAAGCTCGCCTCCGCATGACCAGCGCCAGCGAGACTGGCATCAGGTCCGTCGCTGAGCTCCCCAAGGCTCACCTGCACCTGCACTTCACCGGATCGATGCGGCACGCCACCCTGCTGGAGCTCGCCGAGCGGGACGGGATCACCCTCCCCGACGCCCTCGTCGAGGACTGGCCGCCGCAGCTGTCCGCGGCGGACGAGAAGGGCTGGTTCCGCTTCCAGCGGCTCTACGACGTCGCCCGGTCGGTCCTGCGCACCGAGGGCGACGTACGCCGGCTGGTGCGCGAGGCCGCCGAGGACGACCGCCGCGACGGCGGACGCTGGCTGGAGATCCAGGTGGACCCGAGCGGGTACGCCGCCCGGTTCGGTGGCATCACCGCCTTCACCGACCTCGTCCTCGATGCGGTCGCCGAGACCTCCCGCGACGTCGGGATCGGGATGGCGGTGGTGATCGCGGCGAACCGCACCCGCCATCCCCTGGACGCCCGGAGCCTGGCCAGGCTGGCCGCGCAGTACGTCGGTCGCGGTGTGGTCGGCTTCGGCCTGTCCAATGACGAGCGGCGCGGGCGCACCGACGACTTCGGTCCGGCGTTCCGCATCGCCGAGCGCGCCGGACTGCTCCTGGACCCGCACGGGGGCGAGCTGCTCGGCCCGGCCTCGGTGCGTGCCTGCCTCGACTCCTTGCACGCGGGGCGGCTGGGCCACGGGATCCGGGTCACCGAGGACCCGGCCCTCCTCGACCGGGTGGTGGCGAGCGGGGTCGCGCTCGAGGTCTGCCCCGTCTCCAACGTCGCCCTCGGCGTCTATCCCGACCTCGGCTCGGTGCCGCTTCCCGACCTGCTGGCTGCCGGCGCGACGGTCGCGCTCGGGGCCGATGACCCCCTTCTCTTCGGCTCCCGTCTCGCCGGCCAGTACGCCACCATGCGTGCGGCGCACGAGCTCACCGACGACCAGCTCGCCGGGCTGGCGCGCTCGTCGATCCTGGCCTCATGCGCCGCGGACGCGGACAAGGTGCGCTGGAGCTCGGAGATCGACGACTGGCTGGCCGACGACCCGTGCTCGGCTGCAAGGATGGGGCCATGAGCGACTACCCCGGCCAGCAGCCCGACCCGGACCGGCCCGCGGCGGACCAGCCCGAGCCGACCCGTCCGCTGGACCAGGAGCCGCCCGCCCGACAGGAGCCGGAGCCGCCGTACCCCTCGCAGCAGCCCCCGGCTGCCTACCCGACCCAGCCGCCGCAGTACCCGACCCAGCCCCCCCAGGCCGGGCCCGGCTACCCGGCGTACCCGCCGCCGTACCCCCAGCAGCCCCAGGGTCAGTTCCACGGGCAGCTGGGTGCGCCGGCGCAGTACCAGTACCCGATGGCGCCGCAGCGGCCCGTGCACGACAAGGCCGGGCTCGCACTCGGCCTCGGCATCGGCGGCCTGGTGGGGAGCCTGGTGCTCTGCGGGCTGCCGCTGTTGCTCTGCCCGTTCGCGTGGGCGATCGGTCAGCGGGCGCGCAAGGACATCCAGCGCTCCGGCGGCCAGCTCGACGGTGACGGGATGGCCCTGGCCGGGATGATCTGCGGCATCGTCGGCACCGTGCTGCTCGTGCTCGCCGTGCTGGCGCTGATCGTCTTCGGAGTGCTGCTGGTCGTCGGCTCCGCCGGGATCAGCTCCTCCACCAGCGCCTGACCATCAGAGCGCGCAGCCGACGAGCACGGGCTCGTTGACGAGCTCGATCCCGAAGCGGCCTCGTACGCCGTCACGCACCTCGCGGGCGAGGACGAGCAGGTCGTCCGTGCTGGCACCACCCCGGTTGGTCAGGGCCAAGGTGTGCTTGCACGACAGCCGAGCGGGGCCGGCGCCGTACCCCTTGCCGAAGCCGGCGTGCTCGATCAGCCAGGCCGCGCTGGTCTTGACGCGGCCGTCGGGCTGGGGCCACGACGGCGCGCCCTCGGGAACCTGACCGGGAGCGAGGACCGGGTTGGTGAAGAACGACCCGGCGCTCCAGGTGTCGTGATCGCCGGCGTCGAGCACCATGCCCTTGCGGGAGCGCAACGCCAGCACGGCCTCCCGGACCGCGGCCAGTGGCGCTCTCGCGCCGACCGGGAGGTCGAGGGCTCCCGCGAGCTCGGCGTAGGCGATCGGCCCGCCGAGGGTCCCCTGGCGCATCAGGTAGGTCACCTCGAGCACGACGTAGCGATCGGGCTGCTGCTTGAACCGGCTGGTCCGGTAGTCGAAGCCGCACTCGGCGGCCGCGAACGTGCGCTGGGCACGGTCGACACGGTCCCAGGTGCGCACGGATGCGACGGTCTGGGCGACCTCCTGGCCGTAGGCGCCGACGTTCTGGATCGGGGTGGCCCCGACCGAGCCGGGGATGCCCGAGAGCGCCTCGACGCCGACCCATCCGGACGACACCGTCCGCGCCACGAAGTCGTCCCACCCCTCGCCCGCGGCGACCGTCACACTGACGGCGCCCAGACAGGCCAGGTCGTCGGGATCATCGGAGTCCGCCGACACCCCCGTGGTGGCGACCTCCACCACGCGGCCCGGGAAGCCGGCATCGGCGACCACCAGGTTGCTGCCGCCGCCGAGAACCAGCACCGGGGTCCCGGCGGCATCGGCGTCCGCCACCGCGCGCACCAGGTCCGCCTCGGTCCTCGCGCTGACGAACTCCGCGGCCGGGCCACCGACACGTAACGTGGTGTGCGCGGCGAGCCGCTCAGCCACCCAGCACCGCCACCGGATTGCCCAGCACGGTCCGGCCATCGCAGACGACCGTGAGCGCGATCGTGTGGTCGTCGCGCCAGGCGCCGCTGATCTCCACCTCGGTGCCCTCCTCG includes:
- a CDS encoding MlaE family ABC transporter permease, with the protein product MASSVATRVLAPIGTAGKLFAFALDVGRSLFRRPFQTREFIQQAWFIASVTIIPTALIAIPFGAVIALQVGGLIKQFGAQSFTGSASVLAVVQQAAPIGTALLIAGAGGSAIAADLGSRKIREELDAMMVLGIDPIQRLVVPRVLGAMLVAVFLNGMVSVVGVAGGYVFNVILQHGTPGAYLASFTALAQLPDLWEGMAKALIFGLIAAIVASYKGVNAGGGPKGVGDAVNESVVITFIFLFIVNFVMSAIWIQLVPPKTG
- the rplL gene encoding 50S ribosomal protein L7/L12 translates to MAKLSTDELLDAFKEMTLLELSEFVKQFEDTFGVTAAAPVAVAAAPAAGGAGDAGDAAAEQDEFDVVLESAGDKKINVIKEVRALTSLGLKEAKDLVEAAPKAILEKANKETAEKAKEALEGAGATVTLK
- a CDS encoding ABC transporter ATP-binding protein, producing MGVEIKVDNLTKSFGKQLIWGGVTLTLPAGEVSVMLGPSGTGKSVFLKALIGLLKPDEGSILIEGVDIASCPEKELYEVRKLFGVLFQDGAMFGSMNLFDNVAFPLREHTRKSESEIRNIVMEKMDLVGLLGAEMKLPGEISGGMRKRAGLARALVLDPEILLIDEPDSGLDPVRTSFINQLFIDLNAQIDATFLIVTHDINSTRTVPDNIGLLYHKHLAMFGPREMLLSSEEPVVRQFLNAQTIGPIGMSEEKDADELEAEKDMEMPPLPPIPLQLEPSNGIPRRGQRAPGEWCREHGVTPPPGSFQPNMSMAIGG
- a CDS encoding adenosine deaminase, producing the protein MTSASETGIRSVAELPKAHLHLHFTGSMRHATLLELAERDGITLPDALVEDWPPQLSAADEKGWFRFQRLYDVARSVLRTEGDVRRLVREAAEDDRRDGGRWLEIQVDPSGYAARFGGITAFTDLVLDAVAETSRDVGIGMAVVIAANRTRHPLDARSLARLAAQYVGRGVVGFGLSNDERRGRTDDFGPAFRIAERAGLLLDPHGGELLGPASVRACLDSLHAGRLGHGIRVTEDPALLDRVVASGVALEVCPVSNVALGVYPDLGSVPLPDLLAAGATVALGADDPLLFGSRLAGQYATMRAAHELTDDQLAGLARSSILASCAADADKVRWSSEIDDWLADDPCSAARMGP
- the nusG gene encoding transcription termination/antitermination protein NusG, whose translation is MSTSPDEQTTTHEWTDDGVTVSEQNDPQTNLEVEPTVEAELGAPAGEPAEAAAAEDTTEDPTEDTTEDAVEESTEPVDGEPADDAGEESTEDVPAAEVDPLEEFRTTLREKPGEWFVVHTYSGMENRVKANLENRISSLNMGDYIHEVVVPTEEVAEIKNGQRKLVKRTVLPGYVLVRMDLTDESWSAVRHTPSVTGFVGHSHQPVPLGLDEVEAMLAPAVRAEADAAAATAETAAGGARKATPRQQVTVADFDVSDSVMVVDGPFATLHATITEINAEAQRVKALVEIFGRETPVELSFNQIQKV
- the secE gene encoding preprotein translocase subunit SecE, whose product is MSESQSVRPGRPKKQPHERTSPVKFYRQVVAELRKVVWPTQPQLVTYFTVVVVFCLFLIGLVSLYDLAFGKLVFAVFG
- the rplA gene encoding 50S ribosomal protein L1 translates to MQRSKTYRAAAESYDQDELHAPLAAIKIAKQNAKKKFDETVDVAMRLGVDPRKADQMVRGTVNLPHGTGKAARVLVFANADKAEAAREAGADIVGGDELIEKVNGGWIDFDAVVATPDMMGKVGRLGRVLGPRGLMPNPKTGTVTPDVAKAVSDIKGGKIEFRVDRHANLHFIIGKASFSELQLAENYAAALEEVLRLKPNSSKGRYIKKVTVSTTMGPGVQIDPNRTRNVTGDDEA
- a CDS encoding UDP-N-acetylmuramate dehydrogenase, giving the protein MAGPCWAIRWRCWVAERLAAHTTLRVGGPAAEFVSARTEADLVRAVADADAAGTPVLVLGGGSNLVVADAGFPGRVVEVATTGVSADSDDPDDLACLGAVSVTVAAGEGWDDFVARTVSSGWVGVEALSGIPGSVGATPIQNVGAYGQEVAQTVASVRTWDRVDRAQRTFAAAECGFDYRTSRFKQQPDRYVVLEVTYLMRQGTLGGPIAYAELAGALDLPVGARAPLAAVREAVLALRSRKGMVLDAGDHDTWSAGSFFTNPVLAPGQVPEGAPSWPQPDGRVKTSAAWLIEHAGFGKGYGAGPARLSCKHTLALTNRGGASTDDLLVLAREVRDGVRGRFGIELVNEPVLVGCAL
- a CDS encoding aminotransferase class I/II-fold pyridoxal phosphate-dependent enzyme; amino-acid sequence: MTVSTQPLSSQSPEQVAAFLQAQRTAYDELRARGLKLDLTRGKPSTAQLDLADGLLALPHGTTDAAGVDTRNYGGLQGIRELREMFAELLWVEPEQVVAGGNSSLVLMREVLTDLWLKGAVDGERPWGQEEKVTFICPVPGYDRHFTLLSWFGIDTVTVPMNEDGPDPDAVAEIAASDPSVKGMWVVPTYANPTGSVASQEVAERLASMTTAAPDFKILWDNAYAFHHLTEDEAKSADVLSLASAAGHPHRPIMFASTSKITYAGAGVAFMAASVENVGWYLDHLGQGAIGPDKVNQLRHAQFFGSAQGVRDHMARHREIIAPKFAAVDRVLTERLGGLGVASWTRPTGGYFISLDVLDGTASRTIELARDAGVALTPAGSAFPHKDDPYDRNIRIAPTYPDLADVSAAMEAVATCVLLAAAEKLASA
- a CDS encoding DUF4190 domain-containing protein, which gives rise to MSDYPGQQPDPDRPAADQPEPTRPLDQEPPARQEPEPPYPSQQPPAAYPTQPPQYPTQPPQAGPGYPAYPPPYPQQPQGQFHGQLGAPAQYQYPMAPQRPVHDKAGLALGLGIGGLVGSLVLCGLPLLLCPFAWAIGQRARKDIQRSGGQLDGDGMALAGMICGIVGTVLLVLAVLALIVFGVLLVVGSAGISSSTSA
- the rplJ gene encoding 50S ribosomal protein L10, which codes for MARPDKAAAVAEIVEQFNDSAGAVLTEYRGLTVKQLQELRRTLGENANYAVVKNTLTKIAAKEAGVDGVDDLLNGPTAIAFISGDLVEAAKGLRDFAKAHPALVIKGGYVDGAPIEASQIAKLADLESRDVLLGKLAGAMLASLSQAVYLLNAPLSQAARLAGALQAKAEQDPSILAGGAPAPAEATEEAAAPEAPAEDAASEDAPASEESAEASAEAPESTEA
- the rplK gene encoding 50S ribosomal protein L11; its protein translation is MPPKKKIAALVKVQLQAGAATPAPPVGTALGPHGVNIMDFCKAYNAQTESMRGNVIPVEITIYEDRSFEFITKTPPAAELIKKAAGIAKGSGVPQSDKVGRLTKDQVREIAQTKLPDLNANDIDAAMKIVEGTARSMGVTTD